A window from Seriola aureovittata isolate HTS-2021-v1 ecotype China chromosome 14, ASM2101889v1, whole genome shotgun sequence encodes these proteins:
- the mapk8a gene encoding mitogen-activated protein kinase 8 isoform X3, producing MLRTFLDAQKAVIEDFTMNKNKREKEFYSLDVGDSTFTVLKRYQNLRPIGSGAQGIVCSAYDQILERNVAIKKLSRPFQNQTHAKRAYRELVLMKCVNHKNIIGLLNVFTPQKSLEDFQDVYLVMELMDANLCQVIQMELDHERLSYLLYQMLCGIKHLHAAGIIHRDLKPSNIVVKSDCTLKILDFGLARTAATGLLMTPYVVTRYYRAPEVILGMGYQANVDIWSVGCILAEMVRHKILFPGRDYIDQWNKVIEQLGTPSQDFLMKLNQSVRTYVENRPRYAGYSFEKLFPDVLFPADSDHNKLKASQARDLLSKMLVIDASKRISVDEALQHPYINVWYDPAEVEAPPPKIPDKQLDEREHTVEEWKELIYKEVSEWEEWTKNGVIRGQPPPLGAAVIDSPPQPTSSSSSANDVSSMSTEPTDPSSDPTMTSETDSSLDSHTSLGALACCR from the exons ATGCTG AGGACATTTTTGGATGCGCAGAAAGCAGTAATTGAAGATTTCAccatgaacaaaaacaagagagaaaaggagtTCTACAGCCTAGATGTTGGAGACtcaacattcacagtgctgaaGCGATACCAGAATTTAAGACCCATCGGCTCAGGAGCACAGGGTATCGTCTG CTCAGCCTATGACCAAATCCTTGAACGAAATGTTGCCATCAAGAAGCTGAGTCGGCCGTTTCAGAATCAAACCCATGCCAAGAGGGCGTACAGAGAGCTCGTCCTAATGAAATGTGTCAATCACAAAAAT ATCATTGGCctattaaatgtatttacaccCCAAAAATCATTAGAAGACTTCCAAGATGT GTACTTGGTGATGGAGCTGATGGATGCCAACCTGTGCCAGGTCATTCAGATGGAGCTGGACCATGAGAGACTGTCCTATCTGCTCTATCAGATGCTGTGTGGTATCAAACACCTCCACGCTGCCGGCATCATTCATAGG GACCTCAAGCCCAGTAACATTGTCGTCAAGTCAGATTGTACACTGAAGATTTTGGACTTCGGCTTGGCTCGGACGGCCGCCACGGGCCTCCTGATGACACCGTATGTGGTTACGCGTTACTACAGAGCGCCGGAGGTTATCCTGGGCATGGGCTATCAAGCCAATG TGGACATATGGTCTGTGGGCTGCATACTGGCGGAAATGGTTCGCCATAAAATCCTCTTCCCAGGAAGGGACT ACATCGACCAGTGGAACAAAGTAATTGAGCAGCTCGGCACTCCGTCTCAGGATTTCCTAATGAAGCTGAACCAGTCAGTGAGAACGTACGTAGAAAACAGGCCACGCTATGCTGGATACAGCTTCGAGAAACTCTTCCCAGACGTGCTCTTCCCGGCCGACTCTGATCACAACAAGCTGAAAG CGAGCCAAGCGAGAGATCTCTTATCCAAGATGTTAGTGATTGATGCCTCCAAGCGCATCTCCGTAGACGAGGCCCTGCAGCACCCCTATATTAATGTTTGGTACGACCCAGCAGAAGTGGAAGCG ccCCCTCCGAAGATCCCAGACAAACAGTTGGACGAGAGGGAGCATACCGTGGAAGAGTGGAAAG aGCTAATTTATAAGGAAGTGAGTGAATGGGAGGAGTGGACAAAAAATGGAGTGATAAGAGGCCAGCCACCTCCTTTAG GTGCAGCAGTGATCGACAGCCCCCCTCAGCCAacgtcctcctcttcttcagccAACGACGTCTCATCCATGTCCACAGAGCCCACTGACCCGAGCAGTGACCCCACCATGACCTCTGAAACAGACAGCAGCTTGGACAGCCATACCTCTCTGGGTGCGCTGGCCTGCTGCAGATAA
- the mapk8a gene encoding mitogen-activated protein kinase 8 isoform X2 yields the protein MIITLRALFEQGRTFLDAQKAVIEDFTMNKNKREKEFYSLDVGDSTFTVLKRYQNLRPIGSGAQGIVCSAYDQILERNVAIKKLSRPFQNQTHAKRAYRELVLMKCVNHKNIIGLLNVFTPQKSLEDFQDVYLVMELMDANLCQVIQMELDHERLSYLLYQMLCGIKHLHAAGIIHRDLKPSNIVVKSDCTLKILDFGLARTAATGLLMTPYVVTRYYRAPEVILGMGYQANVDVWSVGCIVAEMIRGSVLFPGTDHIDQWNKVIEQLGTPSQDFLMKLNQSVRTYVENRPRYAGYSFEKLFPDVLFPADSDHNKLKASQARDLLSKMLVIDASKRISVDEALQHPYINVWYDPAEVEAPPPKIPDKQLDEREHTVEEWKELIYKEVSEWEEWTKNGVIRGQPPPLGAAVIDSPPQPTSSSSSANDVSSMSTEPTDPSSDPTMTSETDSSLDSHTSLGALACCR from the exons AGGACATTTTTGGATGCGCAGAAAGCAGTAATTGAAGATTTCAccatgaacaaaaacaagagagaaaaggagtTCTACAGCCTAGATGTTGGAGACtcaacattcacagtgctgaaGCGATACCAGAATTTAAGACCCATCGGCTCAGGAGCACAGGGTATCGTCTG CTCAGCCTATGACCAAATCCTTGAACGAAATGTTGCCATCAAGAAGCTGAGTCGGCCGTTTCAGAATCAAACCCATGCCAAGAGGGCGTACAGAGAGCTCGTCCTAATGAAATGTGTCAATCACAAAAAT ATCATTGGCctattaaatgtatttacaccCCAAAAATCATTAGAAGACTTCCAAGATGT GTACTTGGTGATGGAGCTGATGGATGCCAACCTGTGCCAGGTCATTCAGATGGAGCTGGACCATGAGAGACTGTCCTATCTGCTCTATCAGATGCTGTGTGGTATCAAACACCTCCACGCTGCCGGCATCATTCATAGG GACCTCAAGCCCAGTAACATTGTCGTCAAGTCAGATTGTACACTGAAGATTTTGGACTTCGGCTTGGCTCGGACGGCCGCCACGGGCCTCCTGATGACACCGTATGTGGTTACGCGTTACTACAGAGCGCCGGAGGTTATCCTGGGCATGGGCTATCAAGCCAATG TGGACGTATGGTCAGTGGGCTGCATAGTGGCCGAGATGATCAGGGGAAGCGTGTTGTTCCCCGGCACTGATC ACATCGACCAGTGGAACAAAGTAATTGAGCAGCTCGGCACTCCGTCTCAGGATTTCCTAATGAAGCTGAACCAGTCAGTGAGAACGTACGTAGAAAACAGGCCACGCTATGCTGGATACAGCTTCGAGAAACTCTTCCCAGACGTGCTCTTCCCGGCCGACTCTGATCACAACAAGCTGAAAG CGAGCCAAGCGAGAGATCTCTTATCCAAGATGTTAGTGATTGATGCCTCCAAGCGCATCTCCGTAGACGAGGCCCTGCAGCACCCCTATATTAATGTTTGGTACGACCCAGCAGAAGTGGAAGCG ccCCCTCCGAAGATCCCAGACAAACAGTTGGACGAGAGGGAGCATACCGTGGAAGAGTGGAAAG aGCTAATTTATAAGGAAGTGAGTGAATGGGAGGAGTGGACAAAAAATGGAGTGATAAGAGGCCAGCCACCTCCTTTAG GTGCAGCAGTGATCGACAGCCCCCCTCAGCCAacgtcctcctcttcttcagccAACGACGTCTCATCCATGTCCACAGAGCCCACTGACCCGAGCAGTGACCCCACCATGACCTCTGAAACAGACAGCAGCTTGGACAGCCATACCTCTCTGGGTGCGCTGGCCTGCTGCAGATAA
- the mapk8a gene encoding mitogen-activated protein kinase 8 isoform X4 has translation MNKNKREKEFYSLDVGDSTFTVLKRYQNLRPIGSGAQGIVCSAYDQILERNVAIKKLSRPFQNQTHAKRAYRELVLMKCVNHKNIIGLLNVFTPQKSLEDFQDVYLVMELMDANLCQVIQMELDHERLSYLLYQMLCGIKHLHAAGIIHRDLKPSNIVVKSDCTLKILDFGLARTAATGLLMTPYVVTRYYRAPEVILGMGYQANVDIWSVGCILAEMVRHKILFPGRDYIDQWNKVIEQLGTPSQDFLMKLNQSVRTYVENRPRYAGYSFEKLFPDVLFPADSDHNKLKASQARDLLSKMLVIDASKRISVDEALQHPYINVWYDPAEVEAPPPKIPDKQLDEREHTVEEWKELIYKEVSEWEEWTKNGVIRGQPPPLGAAVIDSPPQPTSSSSSANDVSSMSTEPTDPSSDPTMTSETDSSLDSHTSLGALACCR, from the exons atgaacaaaaacaagagagaaaaggagtTCTACAGCCTAGATGTTGGAGACtcaacattcacagtgctgaaGCGATACCAGAATTTAAGACCCATCGGCTCAGGAGCACAGGGTATCGTCTG CTCAGCCTATGACCAAATCCTTGAACGAAATGTTGCCATCAAGAAGCTGAGTCGGCCGTTTCAGAATCAAACCCATGCCAAGAGGGCGTACAGAGAGCTCGTCCTAATGAAATGTGTCAATCACAAAAAT ATCATTGGCctattaaatgtatttacaccCCAAAAATCATTAGAAGACTTCCAAGATGT GTACTTGGTGATGGAGCTGATGGATGCCAACCTGTGCCAGGTCATTCAGATGGAGCTGGACCATGAGAGACTGTCCTATCTGCTCTATCAGATGCTGTGTGGTATCAAACACCTCCACGCTGCCGGCATCATTCATAGG GACCTCAAGCCCAGTAACATTGTCGTCAAGTCAGATTGTACACTGAAGATTTTGGACTTCGGCTTGGCTCGGACGGCCGCCACGGGCCTCCTGATGACACCGTATGTGGTTACGCGTTACTACAGAGCGCCGGAGGTTATCCTGGGCATGGGCTATCAAGCCAATG TGGACATATGGTCTGTGGGCTGCATACTGGCGGAAATGGTTCGCCATAAAATCCTCTTCCCAGGAAGGGACT ACATCGACCAGTGGAACAAAGTAATTGAGCAGCTCGGCACTCCGTCTCAGGATTTCCTAATGAAGCTGAACCAGTCAGTGAGAACGTACGTAGAAAACAGGCCACGCTATGCTGGATACAGCTTCGAGAAACTCTTCCCAGACGTGCTCTTCCCGGCCGACTCTGATCACAACAAGCTGAAAG CGAGCCAAGCGAGAGATCTCTTATCCAAGATGTTAGTGATTGATGCCTCCAAGCGCATCTCCGTAGACGAGGCCCTGCAGCACCCCTATATTAATGTTTGGTACGACCCAGCAGAAGTGGAAGCG ccCCCTCCGAAGATCCCAGACAAACAGTTGGACGAGAGGGAGCATACCGTGGAAGAGTGGAAAG aGCTAATTTATAAGGAAGTGAGTGAATGGGAGGAGTGGACAAAAAATGGAGTGATAAGAGGCCAGCCACCTCCTTTAG GTGCAGCAGTGATCGACAGCCCCCCTCAGCCAacgtcctcctcttcttcagccAACGACGTCTCATCCATGTCCACAGAGCCCACTGACCCGAGCAGTGACCCCACCATGACCTCTGAAACAGACAGCAGCTTGGACAGCCATACCTCTCTGGGTGCGCTGGCCTGCTGCAGATAA
- the mapk8a gene encoding mitogen-activated protein kinase 8 isoform X1 yields the protein MIITLRALFEQGRTFLDAQKAVIEDFTMNKNKREKEFYSLDVGDSTFTVLKRYQNLRPIGSGAQGIVCSAYDQILERNVAIKKLSRPFQNQTHAKRAYRELVLMKCVNHKNIIGLLNVFTPQKSLEDFQDVYLVMELMDANLCQVIQMELDHERLSYLLYQMLCGIKHLHAAGIIHRDLKPSNIVVKSDCTLKILDFGLARTAATGLLMTPYVVTRYYRAPEVILGMGYQANVDIWSVGCILAEMVRHKILFPGRDYIDQWNKVIEQLGTPSQDFLMKLNQSVRTYVENRPRYAGYSFEKLFPDVLFPADSDHNKLKASQARDLLSKMLVIDASKRISVDEALQHPYINVWYDPAEVEAPPPKIPDKQLDEREHTVEEWKELIYKEVSEWEEWTKNGVIRGQPPPLGAAVIDSPPQPTSSSSSANDVSSMSTEPTDPSSDPTMTSETDSSLDSHTSLGALACCR from the exons AGGACATTTTTGGATGCGCAGAAAGCAGTAATTGAAGATTTCAccatgaacaaaaacaagagagaaaaggagtTCTACAGCCTAGATGTTGGAGACtcaacattcacagtgctgaaGCGATACCAGAATTTAAGACCCATCGGCTCAGGAGCACAGGGTATCGTCTG CTCAGCCTATGACCAAATCCTTGAACGAAATGTTGCCATCAAGAAGCTGAGTCGGCCGTTTCAGAATCAAACCCATGCCAAGAGGGCGTACAGAGAGCTCGTCCTAATGAAATGTGTCAATCACAAAAAT ATCATTGGCctattaaatgtatttacaccCCAAAAATCATTAGAAGACTTCCAAGATGT GTACTTGGTGATGGAGCTGATGGATGCCAACCTGTGCCAGGTCATTCAGATGGAGCTGGACCATGAGAGACTGTCCTATCTGCTCTATCAGATGCTGTGTGGTATCAAACACCTCCACGCTGCCGGCATCATTCATAGG GACCTCAAGCCCAGTAACATTGTCGTCAAGTCAGATTGTACACTGAAGATTTTGGACTTCGGCTTGGCTCGGACGGCCGCCACGGGCCTCCTGATGACACCGTATGTGGTTACGCGTTACTACAGAGCGCCGGAGGTTATCCTGGGCATGGGCTATCAAGCCAATG TGGACATATGGTCTGTGGGCTGCATACTGGCGGAAATGGTTCGCCATAAAATCCTCTTCCCAGGAAGGGACT ACATCGACCAGTGGAACAAAGTAATTGAGCAGCTCGGCACTCCGTCTCAGGATTTCCTAATGAAGCTGAACCAGTCAGTGAGAACGTACGTAGAAAACAGGCCACGCTATGCTGGATACAGCTTCGAGAAACTCTTCCCAGACGTGCTCTTCCCGGCCGACTCTGATCACAACAAGCTGAAAG CGAGCCAAGCGAGAGATCTCTTATCCAAGATGTTAGTGATTGATGCCTCCAAGCGCATCTCCGTAGACGAGGCCCTGCAGCACCCCTATATTAATGTTTGGTACGACCCAGCAGAAGTGGAAGCG ccCCCTCCGAAGATCCCAGACAAACAGTTGGACGAGAGGGAGCATACCGTGGAAGAGTGGAAAG aGCTAATTTATAAGGAAGTGAGTGAATGGGAGGAGTGGACAAAAAATGGAGTGATAAGAGGCCAGCCACCTCCTTTAG GTGCAGCAGTGATCGACAGCCCCCCTCAGCCAacgtcctcctcttcttcagccAACGACGTCTCATCCATGTCCACAGAGCCCACTGACCCGAGCAGTGACCCCACCATGACCTCTGAAACAGACAGCAGCTTGGACAGCCATACCTCTCTGGGTGCGCTGGCCTGCTGCAGATAA
- the mapk8a gene encoding mitogen-activated protein kinase 8 isoform X5, translated as MIITLRALFEQGRTFLDAQKAVIEDFTMNKNKREKEFYSLDVGDSTFTVLKRYQNLRPIGSGAQGIVCSAYDQILERNVAIKKLSRPFQNQTHAKRAYRELVLMKCVNHKNIIGLLNVFTPQKSLEDFQDVYLVMELMDANLCQVIQMELDHERLSYLLYQMLCGIKHLHAAGIIHRDLKPSNIVVKSDCTLKILDFGLARTAATGLLMTPYVVTRYYRAPEVILGMGYQANVDIWSVGCILAEMVRHKILFPGRDYIDQWNKVIEQLGTPSQDFLMKLNQSVRTYVENRPRYAGYSFEKLFPDVLFPADSDHNKLKASQARDLLSKMLVIDASKRISVDEALQHPYINVWYDPAEVEAPPPKIPDKQLDEREHTVEEWKELIYKEVSEWEEWTKNGVIRGQPPPLAQVQQ; from the exons AGGACATTTTTGGATGCGCAGAAAGCAGTAATTGAAGATTTCAccatgaacaaaaacaagagagaaaaggagtTCTACAGCCTAGATGTTGGAGACtcaacattcacagtgctgaaGCGATACCAGAATTTAAGACCCATCGGCTCAGGAGCACAGGGTATCGTCTG CTCAGCCTATGACCAAATCCTTGAACGAAATGTTGCCATCAAGAAGCTGAGTCGGCCGTTTCAGAATCAAACCCATGCCAAGAGGGCGTACAGAGAGCTCGTCCTAATGAAATGTGTCAATCACAAAAAT ATCATTGGCctattaaatgtatttacaccCCAAAAATCATTAGAAGACTTCCAAGATGT GTACTTGGTGATGGAGCTGATGGATGCCAACCTGTGCCAGGTCATTCAGATGGAGCTGGACCATGAGAGACTGTCCTATCTGCTCTATCAGATGCTGTGTGGTATCAAACACCTCCACGCTGCCGGCATCATTCATAGG GACCTCAAGCCCAGTAACATTGTCGTCAAGTCAGATTGTACACTGAAGATTTTGGACTTCGGCTTGGCTCGGACGGCCGCCACGGGCCTCCTGATGACACCGTATGTGGTTACGCGTTACTACAGAGCGCCGGAGGTTATCCTGGGCATGGGCTATCAAGCCAATG TGGACATATGGTCTGTGGGCTGCATACTGGCGGAAATGGTTCGCCATAAAATCCTCTTCCCAGGAAGGGACT ACATCGACCAGTGGAACAAAGTAATTGAGCAGCTCGGCACTCCGTCTCAGGATTTCCTAATGAAGCTGAACCAGTCAGTGAGAACGTACGTAGAAAACAGGCCACGCTATGCTGGATACAGCTTCGAGAAACTCTTCCCAGACGTGCTCTTCCCGGCCGACTCTGATCACAACAAGCTGAAAG CGAGCCAAGCGAGAGATCTCTTATCCAAGATGTTAGTGATTGATGCCTCCAAGCGCATCTCCGTAGACGAGGCCCTGCAGCACCCCTATATTAATGTTTGGTACGACCCAGCAGAAGTGGAAGCG ccCCCTCCGAAGATCCCAGACAAACAGTTGGACGAGAGGGAGCATACCGTGGAAGAGTGGAAAG aGCTAATTTATAAGGAAGTGAGTGAATGGGAGGAGTGGACAAAAAATGGAGTGATAAGAGGCCAGCCACCTCCTTTAG CACAGGTGCAGCAGTGA